A window of the Pseudoalteromonas sp. A25 genome harbors these coding sequences:
- a CDS encoding DUF6671 family protein yields the protein MKQAHTHIDWSTSTIALLTKHHKQPMIEPALSQLGVRLFTTDQFDTDTLGTFSKEIPRTLNALECAKKKAYLAAKMTGERFGLGSEGSFGGGPYPGIVQWDDEILVLHDSDANEDIVSIASGPVPLRSVEFKHIDQLSETLWQTPTQGWMLNINNAWFKGITTQQQLKTILKQHHWESGQPLTLQPDLRAMHCPPRQHMIKKAAEQLANRMQSRCPQCNTPDFWVSKTRSGLPCKTCQLPTQVARCAIKQCKFCDFTLEQPNEHKYANPSHCQFCNP from the coding sequence ATGAAACAAGCACACACGCACATTGATTGGTCAACCAGCACCATTGCACTACTGACTAAGCACCATAAGCAACCAATGATAGAGCCTGCATTGTCTCAATTGGGGGTTAGATTATTCACCACCGATCAGTTTGACACCGATACTTTAGGGACATTTTCAAAAGAAATACCGCGCACACTCAATGCCCTCGAGTGCGCTAAAAAAAAGGCATATTTAGCAGCTAAAATGACCGGTGAACGCTTTGGCTTGGGCAGTGAGGGGAGTTTTGGTGGTGGCCCCTATCCAGGCATTGTGCAATGGGATGATGAAATTTTAGTGTTGCACGATAGCGATGCTAATGAAGATATTGTCTCAATCGCATCAGGCCCGGTGCCGCTGCGCTCTGTTGAGTTTAAGCATATTGATCAGCTAAGCGAAACGCTTTGGCAAACTCCAACTCAAGGCTGGATGTTAAACATCAATAACGCTTGGTTTAAAGGGATCACAACACAGCAGCAACTTAAGACTATTTTGAAGCAACATCATTGGGAGTCAGGGCAACCGCTTACATTGCAGCCCGACTTAAGAGCAATGCATTGTCCACCCAGACAACACATGATAAAAAAAGCCGCAGAGCAACTAGCCAATAGAATGCAAAGTCGTTGTCCTCAATGTAATACACCTGATTTTTGGGTATCTAAAACACGCTCTGGCTTACCCTGTAAAACATGTCAGCTACCTACTCAAGTGGCGCGCTGTGCAATCAAGCAATGCAAATTTTGTGACTTTACTCTGGAGCAGCCCAACGAGCATAAGTATGCAAATCCGTCACACTGTCAGTTTTGTAATCCTTAA
- a CDS encoding LysR family transcriptional regulator — protein sequence MSRLNYHHLYYFWRVAVVGNLTQVAKELHLSQSALSTQIRALEQRYEVKLFDRVGRTLRLTDAGLRVLKYAQDIFNTGDELEQVLKFGVVATKQSISIGVLTHLSRNFVEGFISPLLAKQNVQIKLSSRGLINLLDGLVNHEFDFVLTNRMVGNDNNQQAWQHQLLRRQAISIVGPAGKKPTTPFPQGYENINWVLPATNTEVRSAFDSICAVNQYKATILAEADDMAMLRLLSRDSGACAVLPPLVVLDELKSGVLEEYQVLPNTYEHFYAISLPKKHHSEAVLDLLRLDESSL from the coding sequence ATGAGTAGACTCAATTATCATCATTTGTATTATTTTTGGCGTGTTGCTGTGGTAGGCAACTTAACGCAAGTAGCCAAAGAGCTGCACCTATCGCAGTCTGCTTTGTCTACGCAAATTAGGGCGTTAGAGCAGCGTTATGAGGTAAAACTGTTTGATAGGGTCGGGCGTACGTTGCGCTTAACCGATGCGGGTCTGCGAGTATTAAAGTATGCGCAAGATATTTTTAACACGGGCGATGAACTTGAGCAGGTACTTAAGTTTGGTGTTGTTGCGACTAAGCAGTCTATTTCAATAGGGGTGCTCACTCACCTATCACGAAACTTTGTTGAAGGTTTTATTTCGCCTTTATTGGCCAAACAAAATGTGCAAATAAAGCTCTCAAGCAGAGGGTTAATCAATTTGCTTGATGGCCTTGTTAATCATGAATTTGATTTTGTGCTTACAAATCGTATGGTTGGCAACGATAACAACCAACAGGCATGGCAACATCAGTTACTGCGTCGTCAAGCGATTTCGATAGTCGGTCCTGCGGGTAAAAAGCCAACTACGCCGTTTCCACAAGGTTATGAAAATATAAACTGGGTGCTACCTGCCACCAACACCGAGGTGCGCTCTGCGTTTGATTCTATTTGCGCGGTTAATCAATATAAAGCAACCATACTCGCCGAAGCGGATGATATGGCCATGTTGCGATTGCTAAGCAGAGATAGCGGCGCTTGTGCAGTGTTACCACCGCTGGTGGTGTTAGATGAACTTAAAAGTGGCGTGCTAGAGGAGTATCAGGTACTCCCTAATACTTACGAGCATTTTTACGCAATTTCATTGCCCAAAAAACACCACTCTGAGGCGGTACTAGATTTACTCAGGCTGGATGAAAGTAGTTTGTGA
- a CDS encoding DUF2309 domain-containing protein, which produces MNIALDPTQLANTPTLLDTLQQVSQQVAPNWPLDQMIAVNPYWQMRDMPISQVAAQLKAVANINVVWPCARYVKHYHQGGISDQALKQAISEHPTLNHLTLGELIAASTNISVTDAQCLSFTAYVEQQNCQTQLSLSQELNSHISQFCAWYFQHYDSCPTKQESGHLYQQYQNFVAQDKGISLLLDIKGLHKKYAALPKSVEALITKCEHSFALPPSAWPFYSKNLLLQLNGWASWIAYLNWQANLYAKPAAWHLDLIAIKLGWELVLFEHLQSTNKTVFSHINKQWQFEQAHVQERVKTISEQQAYQFIWWRAKEIQYQNELAAQLTKTEGTNITSDTQLQAVFCIDVRSEVLRRHLEAQDDSIETHGFAGFFGLPLELKLKHSPLTRPQLPGLLAPILSVSPLNTPHSLLASRHQAGHWDQVYKHPASSLPIVETAGWMALAKIIKRTFKPKRSNKVLCAAGKTDEWQIEQAGVALSLEQKADLAQKVLHLLGFKAFAPLVLLVGHASHNENNLHAASLDCGACGGQSGEVNVRVLCSLLNDSSVRKALASRGVTLPETTRFAPAIHNTTTDEVTILSKVDSHISHWFEHATKATQNERAVRQSQADERTLSSLPQELNRRQLDWSETRPEWGLANNAAFIIGPRILTRNVDFNGRTFLHTYDETLDPDGSTLELLLTAPMLVTNWINMQYNASVSAPDKFGSGNKVLHNAVGGHIGVFEGQGGDLRVGLPLQSVHDGQKWMHEPMRLTVVVRASKSLLERIINKHPDVQQLINNQWLYLWQWTDEGLQQYANGTWTNL; this is translated from the coding sequence ATGAATATTGCTTTAGACCCTACACAACTAGCAAACACCCCGACGCTGTTAGACACGTTACAGCAAGTCAGCCAGCAAGTAGCCCCTAATTGGCCACTTGATCAAATGATTGCGGTTAACCCATATTGGCAAATGCGCGACATGCCAATCAGCCAAGTTGCAGCGCAATTAAAAGCCGTTGCCAATATCAATGTAGTTTGGCCCTGTGCGCGTTATGTAAAGCACTATCACCAAGGTGGAATTTCTGATCAGGCGCTCAAACAGGCGATTAGCGAACACCCAACACTTAATCATTTAACTTTGGGCGAATTGATTGCAGCATCAACAAATATCAGTGTAACAGATGCCCAGTGCTTATCATTTACCGCATATGTTGAGCAGCAAAACTGCCAAACTCAGCTTAGCCTTTCACAAGAGCTCAACTCTCATATCAGTCAGTTTTGTGCTTGGTATTTTCAGCATTACGACAGTTGCCCAACCAAGCAAGAATCAGGGCATTTATATCAGCAATATCAAAATTTTGTAGCACAAGACAAAGGCATTTCACTGCTTCTTGATATCAAAGGGTTACACAAAAAATATGCCGCCTTGCCCAAATCTGTCGAAGCTTTAATAACTAAATGTGAACACAGCTTTGCCCTGCCCCCAAGCGCATGGCCTTTTTACAGCAAAAACTTATTGTTACAGCTCAATGGTTGGGCAAGCTGGATAGCCTATTTAAACTGGCAGGCCAACCTATATGCAAAACCCGCTGCATGGCACCTAGACCTAATAGCCATCAAACTCGGATGGGAGTTGGTGTTATTTGAGCACTTACAAAGCACCAATAAAACAGTGTTTTCGCATATCAACAAACAATGGCAATTTGAGCAAGCGCACGTTCAAGAGCGTGTAAAAACAATTAGTGAGCAACAAGCCTATCAGTTTATCTGGTGGCGCGCTAAAGAGATACAATATCAAAATGAACTTGCGGCTCAGCTCACTAAAACCGAAGGCACAAACATAACATCAGATACACAATTACAAGCGGTGTTTTGTATTGATGTGCGCTCAGAAGTGTTGCGCCGACATTTAGAAGCGCAAGATGACTCAATAGAAACCCACGGTTTTGCCGGGTTCTTTGGTTTACCGCTTGAGCTAAAGCTTAAGCACAGCCCTTTAACTCGTCCACAACTTCCTGGGCTACTCGCTCCTATTTTGTCGGTATCGCCTCTAAACACGCCTCATTCATTATTGGCTTCAAGGCATCAAGCTGGGCATTGGGATCAAGTTTATAAACACCCAGCCAGTTCGCTACCGATTGTTGAAACCGCGGGCTGGATGGCGCTGGCTAAAATCATCAAACGGACTTTTAAACCAAAACGCTCTAACAAAGTACTGTGTGCAGCAGGTAAAACGGATGAATGGCAAATAGAACAAGCTGGTGTCGCTTTAAGCCTTGAGCAAAAAGCAGATTTAGCACAAAAAGTGCTACATTTGTTGGGCTTTAAAGCCTTTGCCCCTCTAGTGCTATTGGTAGGTCATGCCAGCCACAATGAAAATAACTTGCACGCCGCTAGTTTAGACTGTGGTGCTTGTGGTGGGCAAAGCGGCGAAGTGAACGTACGCGTATTGTGTTCACTACTTAATGATAGCAGCGTGCGTAAAGCGCTTGCCTCCAGAGGAGTTACGCTGCCCGAAACTACCCGCTTTGCACCAGCAATACACAATACCACCACCGATGAGGTCACTATTTTGTCAAAAGTCGACTCTCACATCAGTCATTGGTTTGAACATGCCACTAAAGCGACGCAAAATGAACGTGCGGTCCGTCAATCTCAGGCCGACGAGCGAACATTATCGTCATTACCCCAAGAGCTTAATCGCCGTCAACTTGATTGGTCAGAAACCCGCCCTGAATGGGGGTTGGCAAACAATGCAGCATTTATTATCGGCCCTAGAATATTAACACGTAATGTAGATTTTAACGGCCGCACCTTTTTACACACTTATGATGAAACACTCGACCCTGATGGTAGCACCCTAGAGTTGCTCCTTACCGCGCCAATGCTGGTCACTAACTGGATCAATATGCAATACAATGCCTCGGTGAGCGCACCAGATAAGTTCGGCAGTGGTAACAAAGTGCTGCACAATGCAGTGGGCGGGCACATTGGTGTATTTGAAGGCCAAGGTGGCGACCTTAGAGTCGGGTTACCGCTGCAGTCGGTTCATGATGGGCAAAAATGGATGCACGAACCAATGCGCTTAACCGTTGTGGTGCGCGCTTCAAAATCGTTGCTGGAGCGCATTATTAACAAGCACCCTGATGTTCAGCAACTCATTAACAACCAATGGCTGTATCTATGGCAGTGGACAGACGAAGGGCTGCAACAATATGCTAACGGTACTTGGACAAACCTATAG
- a CDS encoding VC0807 family protein, with protein sequence MSATNNKSSGFFSQILFNIVIPAIILTRFSGEAHLGPTLGVIIALLFPLGFGLWERHKTGKFNFLSGLGFVSVLLTGGISLLELDAKYIAIKEAAIPGLIGIAVIVSQYTKYPLLKTMLFNESVMDIKKIEQALEQKGNSEKLSKVQVVASNILAGSFFLSSVLNYVLAKMIVVSPAGTEAFNNELGRMTALSYPVIALPTMVLFFVALFYLFSSLKKLTGLKVEEMLVEQ encoded by the coding sequence GTGTCAGCAACCAATAACAAATCTTCTGGTTTTTTTAGCCAGATTCTTTTTAACATTGTTATTCCCGCTATTATTTTAACCCGTTTCTCTGGCGAGGCGCATTTAGGGCCAACGTTGGGCGTTATTATCGCGTTGTTGTTCCCGCTAGGGTTTGGCCTTTGGGAGCGCCATAAAACGGGCAAGTTTAACTTTTTGTCGGGCCTTGGCTTTGTATCCGTTTTACTAACTGGCGGCATTAGCTTGCTTGAGTTAGATGCCAAGTATATTGCAATTAAAGAGGCGGCTATTCCGGGCCTAATTGGGATTGCCGTAATTGTGAGTCAATACACTAAGTATCCATTACTTAAAACCATGCTATTTAACGAAAGCGTGATGGACATAAAAAAGATAGAGCAGGCACTTGAGCAAAAAGGCAACAGCGAAAAGCTCTCTAAAGTACAAGTTGTTGCTTCAAATATTCTGGCAGGCTCGTTCTTTTTATCTTCTGTACTTAACTATGTATTGGCAAAAATGATTGTTGTCAGCCCTGCAGGCACTGAGGCTTTTAACAACGAGCTCGGTCGCATGACCGCATTAAGCTACCCGGTAATTGCATTGCCTACTATGGTGTTGTTTTTTGTTGCGCTGTTTTACCTGTTTTCATCTTTGAAAAAGCTAACAGGGTTAAAAGTTGAAGAAATGCTCGTTGAGCAATAA
- a CDS encoding NADH-quinone oxidoreductase subunit L — MLDYVVFALLLLVPLAPAVVGFWAGWTLQTDSKIAKKALLGIQMSIVSFALLVLMYAVFPSSGTLELARLTPLTWVITSLVLGIGWVVTRFSRQYMRGEPRLGYYYRWLLFTLSAVLITVLANNLLLLLFGWVMISLSLHRLLVFYPNRARTLLAAHKKFIIARVSEVSLAIAFWLIYEQTGTANISAIFDMVNNAQLVSSSELTVAACLIALTAILKCAQLPVHGWLIQVVDAPTPVSALLHAGVINLGGYLLILFAPVMQLSPVANGLLLAIAGISLLLSALIMQTRVSVKVKLAWSTSAQMAFMLIECALGFYELALLHLIAHSLYKAHAFLFAGSTVQQYQNVLLAKSSTHSHLRLVFSIIVCALLVGLAATLVHSALSLWLLLGIGLSFHLYGQAHSVKNQLIALLSAIMMIALIVVWKSFASHWFNLPNSGNVNIWADVYLICIVTLLLLCANQLHKKQASGITSRFQNAFFAGLYLDEWLTRFTQRVWPTRLTPAYLNDSSRS, encoded by the coding sequence ATGCTTGATTATGTTGTTTTTGCTTTACTACTGTTAGTTCCGCTTGCGCCTGCCGTTGTTGGTTTTTGGGCGGGTTGGACACTGCAAACTGACTCTAAAATTGCCAAAAAAGCACTACTTGGCATACAGATGAGTATTGTTAGCTTTGCATTACTTGTTTTAATGTATGCAGTTTTTCCCTCCTCTGGCACACTTGAGCTTGCGCGCTTAACCCCCTTAACCTGGGTTATAACCAGCTTAGTGCTTGGTATTGGCTGGGTAGTCACGCGATTTAGTCGCCAGTACATGCGTGGCGAACCTCGACTTGGTTACTACTATCGTTGGCTGCTGTTTACCCTATCTGCGGTACTTATCACCGTTTTGGCTAATAACCTACTATTGCTATTGTTTGGCTGGGTAATGATCAGCCTATCGCTACATCGCTTATTGGTGTTTTACCCTAACCGAGCACGCACACTATTAGCAGCACACAAAAAATTCATTATCGCCCGAGTGAGTGAGGTAAGTTTAGCCATCGCATTTTGGCTAATTTACGAACAAACTGGCACAGCAAACATCTCTGCTATTTTCGACATGGTAAATAACGCTCAGCTTGTCTCTTCTAGCGAGCTTACCGTGGCTGCCTGTTTGATTGCCTTAACAGCCATCCTAAAATGCGCCCAACTTCCTGTGCATGGCTGGCTTATTCAAGTTGTTGATGCGCCCACGCCAGTGAGTGCGCTACTACATGCAGGGGTTATTAACCTAGGTGGTTATTTGCTAATTTTATTTGCCCCAGTGATGCAGCTAAGCCCAGTCGCAAACGGCCTATTGTTAGCAATTGCTGGCATAAGCTTATTGTTAAGCGCACTGATCATGCAAACCCGAGTGAGTGTTAAAGTAAAACTTGCTTGGTCAACTAGCGCACAGATGGCCTTTATGTTGATTGAGTGCGCGCTGGGTTTTTACGAGCTAGCGCTGCTGCATTTAATCGCTCACTCACTTTACAAAGCCCATGCGTTTTTATTTGCAGGCAGCACAGTGCAGCAATACCAAAATGTGCTACTTGCTAAATCATCAACTCATTCACATTTAAGGCTCGTGTTTAGCATCATCGTCTGTGCGCTCTTGGTCGGGCTTGCGGCTACACTGGTGCACAGTGCCCTATCGCTGTGGTTATTACTCGGTATTGGATTGAGTTTTCATTTGTACGGCCAAGCACACAGTGTTAAAAACCAACTGATTGCCTTGTTAAGTGCAATCATGATGATTGCACTTATTGTGGTTTGGAAGTCATTCGCAAGTCATTGGTTTAACTTGCCAAATTCAGGCAATGTAAACATATGGGCAGATGTTTATCTTATTTGTATAGTCACATTGTTGCTGCTGTGTGCTAACCAACTACATAAAAAGCAAGCCAGCGGCATTACGTCACGTTTTCAAAACGCATTTTTTGCCGGTCTCTATCTAGATGAGTGGTTAACACGATTTACCCAACGCGTATGGCCAACCAGATTGACCCCAGCATACCTAAACGACAGTAGTCGTAGCTAA
- a CDS encoding helix-turn-helix domain-containing protein yields the protein MKISANRVVELRKSRSWSQSELARLAGLNLRTVQRIEREGVASTKSKNALADVFGLSSSDLDKTSPTNQYEFKVLEIAFDSNISLELNSPLALELNTQLNKHGQAGWKLAQVIAPESIAGGFSVPSKKLLAIMQRAINK from the coding sequence ATGAAAATAAGCGCTAATAGGGTTGTTGAGCTGAGAAAAAGTAGGTCATGGTCGCAAAGTGAGTTGGCCCGGCTTGCTGGGTTGAATTTACGAACTGTGCAAAGAATTGAGCGAGAGGGCGTCGCCTCCACTAAATCAAAGAATGCACTCGCTGATGTTTTTGGTTTGAGTTCCAGCGACTTGGATAAAACATCACCAACAAACCAATATGAATTTAAAGTGCTCGAAATTGCATTTGATAGCAACATTTCTTTGGAGCTTAACAGCCCCTTGGCACTGGAGTTAAATACTCAGCTTAATAAACATGGTCAAGCTGGTTGGAAACTAGCGCAAGTTATTGCGCCTGAATCGATAGCGGGGGGCTTTTCGGTACCTAGCAAAAAGCTCCTGGCGATAATGCAAAGAGCAATCAATAAGTGA
- a CDS encoding choice-of-anchor I family protein, whose amino-acid sequence MLQHSLKRSLQHSLIALSITSVLAGCSLDGDDGKNGAQGPQGVAGEQGPTGTNGQDGQNGTNGQNGIDGQNGKDANRLLDIQLVGRAVLNAQSPEGAAEIVAYQASKKWIYAINSSGEQAVVDVIPATSFDSTALARNNENVTTSTNLTSALTLKLNDHTAGDANSIAIDSNNQLLAVAMAAKVTGQAGQIAFYDISGNTPTFIKNVQVGALPDMVTFSHDGAKVVVANEGEPAGDYSVDPEGTISVISITNGTIADTATHIDFNAFNDKQAELEAQGMVFANPTGRTINGKLINTTVAMDLEPEYVSISKDNRFAYVSIQENNAIAVVDLSDNSVKLMGLGFKDWSELSMDASDKDGKINFRNYPGLYGMYQPDTIANFTWKGANFIVSANEGDGREYFFDAKDEADCTAKGGLDYDKDDGCLAYIDESRAKKLTLADNFAYLNNDNDDIGRLKVTTVKGDNNNDGQYEQLYTYGARSFTIWDSNGMVVFDSGDQIERITASIHGSAFNNDEDENEGDTRSDAKGPEPEALALGKIGERLFAFVGLERMGGVMVYDITNPYDVKFADYFYNRGTVEGADISGDLAPEGMAFVPAEQSATGKPLLIVGNEISGSVAVWQIALKD is encoded by the coding sequence ATGTTACAACATTCGTTAAAACGTTCATTGCAGCACTCTCTTATTGCTTTATCTATTACATCTGTTTTGGCTGGCTGTTCACTCGATGGTGATGATGGCAAAAATGGCGCACAGGGGCCACAAGGTGTTGCCGGTGAGCAAGGGCCTACTGGCACAAATGGTCAAGATGGACAAAACGGTACGAATGGTCAAAACGGCATCGACGGGCAAAATGGTAAAGACGCCAATCGCTTACTTGATATTCAACTGGTTGGTCGCGCTGTATTGAATGCACAAAGCCCAGAAGGGGCTGCTGAAATCGTAGCATATCAAGCGTCTAAAAAGTGGATTTATGCCATTAACAGCTCAGGCGAACAAGCAGTTGTAGATGTTATTCCCGCCACAAGTTTTGACAGCACAGCGCTGGCTCGAAACAACGAGAATGTAACCACCAGCACCAACTTAACAAGTGCCCTAACTTTAAAATTAAACGACCACACAGCGGGAGACGCAAACAGTATTGCGATTGACAGTAACAATCAACTACTTGCTGTAGCCATGGCTGCAAAAGTTACGGGTCAAGCGGGCCAAATTGCATTTTATGATATCTCTGGCAATACACCCACATTTATCAAAAATGTTCAGGTTGGTGCCTTACCTGATATGGTTACCTTTAGTCATGATGGCGCAAAAGTAGTGGTTGCAAACGAGGGCGAACCGGCTGGCGATTACAGTGTAGACCCAGAAGGCACCATCAGCGTCATCAGCATCACTAACGGCACAATTGCCGATACTGCTACACACATTGACTTTAACGCATTTAACGACAAGCAGGCCGAGCTTGAAGCGCAAGGCATGGTGTTTGCTAACCCAACAGGCCGAACAATTAATGGCAAGCTCATTAATACAACTGTGGCGATGGATCTAGAGCCTGAATACGTGAGTATTTCAAAAGACAACCGTTTTGCGTATGTCTCTATTCAAGAAAACAATGCCATTGCAGTGGTTGATTTAAGCGACAACAGCGTAAAGCTGATGGGCCTTGGTTTTAAAGATTGGTCAGAGCTAAGCATGGATGCCTCTGATAAAGATGGCAAAATTAATTTTAGAAACTACCCTGGCCTGTACGGCATGTACCAACCCGATACCATCGCCAACTTTACTTGGAAAGGTGCCAACTTTATTGTTAGTGCCAACGAAGGGGATGGTCGTGAATACTTTTTTGATGCCAAAGATGAAGCCGACTGTACGGCAAAAGGTGGCTTAGACTACGATAAAGACGATGGTTGCCTTGCATACATTGATGAAAGCCGCGCTAAAAAGCTGACCCTAGCGGATAACTTTGCCTACCTAAACAATGACAACGACGACATTGGCCGTTTAAAAGTTACCACTGTGAAAGGCGATAACAACAACGATGGTCAATACGAGCAACTATACACTTACGGTGCTCGCTCATTTACCATTTGGGATAGTAATGGCATGGTGGTATTTGACTCTGGCGACCAAATCGAACGTATTACCGCATCAATTCACGGTAGTGCATTTAATAACGACGAAGATGAAAACGAAGGTGATACCCGCTCAGATGCCAAAGGCCCAGAGCCTGAAGCGCTGGCACTGGGTAAAATCGGTGAGCGCCTGTTTGCTTTTGTTGGCTTAGAGCGCATGGGTGGCGTTATGGTGTACGACATTACCAACCCGTATGATGTGAAATTTGCTGACTACTTCTACAACCGCGGTACGGTTGAAGGCGCGGATATCAGCGGAGACTTAGCACCTGAGGGCATGGCGTTTGTACCAGCCGAGCAAAGCGCAACAGGCAAGCCGCTATTGATCGTTGGTAATGAGATCTCAGGCTCAGTAGCCGTATGGCAAATCGCGTTAAAAGACTAA